The genomic DNA TAAGAAATCACATCTTGTCTTGCAGGTATCTTCTGGGTATCCAGAGGAATCAAATCCTGATCTATCATCTTCTTGATCATTTTTGAAACATTTAGAATGCAAAGAAATGGACAAGGGAAACTGTTCTTCCTTGACTGAATTCTTTTTCTTGGGAATTACTAATAACACTGAGGTCAAGGTGACTCTATTCATCATGCTTTTAGTTGTTTATATTATCGATCTTCTGGCAAATCTTGGAATGATCATTATAATTAGAATGGATTCTCAGCTGCACACGCCAATGTACTTTTTCCTCAGCCACCTCTCCTTCTGTGACCTCTGCTATTCCACGGCAGTTGGGCCCAAGATGCTGATGGACATATTTGCCAAAAACAAATCAATTCCTTTCTATGGCTGTGCTGTGCAATTCTTGATCTTCTGTACCTTTGCAGACTCTGAGTGTTTGCTGCTGGCGGTGATGGCCTTTGACCGGTACAAGGCCATTAGCAACCCCTTGCTCTACACAGTCAACATGTCCAGCACAGTGTGCTCCCTGCTCGTGGCTGGGGTTTACATGGTGGGGATGGCGGATGCTCTCATACACACGACACTAGCATTCCGCTTATGTTTCTGTGGGTCAAATGAGATTAACCATTTCTTCTGTGACTTACCTCCCCTTTACCTCCTTTCCTGCTCAGATACACAGGTCAATGAGTTGGCAGTGTTCACCTTTTTTGGCTTCATTGAAGTGAGCTCCATTTCAGGAGTTCTTGTCTCTTACTGTTACATAATCCTATCCGTCTTGAAGATCCACTCTGCTGAGGGGAGGCTCAAAGCTTTCTCCACCTGCACCTCCCACTTAACTGCTGTTGCGATTTTCCAGGGAACTATGCTCTTCATGTATTTCCGGCCGAGTTCTTCCTACTCCCTAGATCAAGACAAAATGACCTCACTGTTTTACACACTTGTGATTCCCATGCTTAACCCTCTGATTTATAGCCTGAGGAACAAGGATGTGAAGGAGGCCctggaaaaactaaaaaaaaaaaattttgatttaaGGAAATGAGTATAtactatttaaaaatgcattttgagcgaaggaagaattttcctctactCTTCaaagttcttctagctggtcaAAGAGTCAGATTAAGATGAGAttaacagaagaataaaaaagagcaAAGTTTGATCATGTGTGTATAGAGTCCAAGTAATGAAATTGAGCCCCAAAGAGCTGGCGGATGCAGACAGCTTTGATGCATCAGAGACGAGGAAGCATAAATCTGTGAGGGTTTAGCAGGACAGAGAAAACAGGTT from Manis pentadactyla isolate mManPen7 chromosome 9, mManPen7.hap1, whole genome shotgun sequence includes the following:
- the LOC118911083 gene encoding olfactory receptor 5W2-like — translated: MDKGNCSSLTEFFFLGITNNTEVKVTLFIMLLVVYIIDLLANLGMIIIIRMDSQLHTPMYFFLSHLSFCDLCYSTAVGPKMLMDIFAKNKSIPFYGCAVQFLIFCTFADSECLLLAVMAFDRYKAISNPLLYTVNMSSTVCSLLVAGVYMVGMADALIHTTLAFRLCFCGSNEINHFFCDLPPLYLLSCSDTQVNELAVFTFFGFIEVSSISGVLVSYCYIILSVLKIHSAEGRLKAFSTCTSHLTAVAIFQGTMLFMYFRPSSSYSLDQDKMTSLFYTLVIPMLNPLIYSLRNKDVKEALEKLKKKNFDLRK